TTTCAACAAGCATACAAGGAAGCTAGTATACCTCAAACCTTGTATATAGATGAAAATAATGTGGCTTATACATTGCATGGATTTAGTTCGGGAGAGGTTTTTTATAAAAACATTTCTTATGATAAAGATGATAGGGTTTTTGATAAAGAAGAACTAGCTAACCTTAAAGAAGTACGTATACCAGATGAAATATTTAACCAAGGATATGAATTTTATATAAACGAAGAAAATCATTTAGTAGCGGTAATTTTTGCTACCTATGCTAGTAGTTCTAATGATTATATAAGCTATAAGCCCAGTACTTTTTTATATGTAAAAGAATACACACCTATAGTAACGTATCATTATACAAATGTATATGGGGAATCTGCTAATGAAAAAATAAAAATAGAATCTGAAAATACAGGGGGGCTATTGCACCGTTTTCCAATTTTGTCCAGAAGTGGTGCAAGAGGAGAATATACTTATCAATTATCATATTATTATAAAAAAGATAGCAATGAAGTTAGAAGAGTTGTACCTGCTGAAGAAGATTATCCTTTTATGGGGATACGAATTCACTTTAAAGACTTAACAACGGTATTAAGTTTTTTAAACCAAACCATCTTTTATTATTACGATGAGTTTAATGATTTCAGATCAAAATGGCGCAGCTATTTTTTAGTAGAAGTTACAGCACATATAGTAGGGATTTTAAATAGAAGTGGAGCCGACGCAAAAAAAGTAGCATTAATATATCACTTATCACAACCTTTATACGATAGGTTTGAAGGGAGTGCCTCTTTGTGGAACACCTTAGAAATTTTAGCAAAAGGATATGTCCGTAATAATTTAAGTATTAATGATGAAGATTTGATACTAAAGCTGTTAAAAATTATTTACCACAGATACACACATAAACAGGTAGAAGAAACATTTGGCAATAGAGTTATTAAAACCGAAAAAGAAAAACAACATATAGCAGGTATTAATAATGAATTTATTTCCAATTTAATTACCAGAAAAGTGGATGGCAAATTATTGTTATATAAGCTTGTAAAAGGGCTAGATGGAGAGCATTTTCAAACCTATGTGTATTTTATTTGGAAGATCTGGAAAAGTAGTTCTTATGCCGATATTAATCCTGAAACTAATAAGCTAATCAACATTACTGAAAAAAGCCCCGTATTATTAGATTACCGTTCTGATACAGCCTTAGGATTTCATTATGATAATGCGCAAATAAACTGGAAAGGAGAAAAGGAGGAAATAGATGTTAAAGTTAGAGTTAAAGTAGGCAGCAAAAAAGTACCAGAACTAATTAATATTGGAGATGATGGTAAATCTAGGTTTATAGAAACCGGTCGTACAGAAGTAGTAGATGATTATCAATCACAACAGTATTTCTATCATCCTTTTGCGCCTATTGTGTTGATAAATAGCAAAACACCGAAGTTTATTTTAAAAGAAGGAGATGATTCAGACACATTATCCTTTAAATTACCTGCCTTTGTATTATTTGCTAATAACGAAACGGCTTTTTGGCAAAATGTATTAAAAGGAAGCCAGTACTTAGTAGATATTATAACCACTGTTTCTGGGATAGGAAACATCCTTAAAGCTGGTCGTATTTACAACCTATTAAAAAATGGTAAAACCTTATTGTATAAAACAAAACAGTTAACAGCTTTAATAGGAGCAGCCAGAGCAACAACAGGGATCATAGAAGTAAGTTCAGGTACGGTAAATACCTTATTAAAACTTACAGAACTAGATGATACCGGATTAGGAAAAACAACTTCTAAGTACTTATTTTATTTAGAAATGTTATCTCTAGCGGGTGAAGCAACCGTGTTTTTAAAAAACAAGTTATCTGCAACTGCTAAGGAACTTGTTGAAAACCCTAAATTCACTAAATCTTTAGATGATTTGGTTAAAAAAGGAGAGATTGATGAAATTTTGAAAACTAGAGTGTTGGAAGAGCTTTCAGGTGTTAAGCTTTTAGAGACTACTCTTAATATTAGTCCTTTTATTGCTAAATTCTCAAAGAAACTACCAAAAGCATTAGATAATGCACCTTTAGAATTGAAAAAAGTAGAAGATTTGATTCTGAAAAAAGTAGGGAAAATAAAAGAAATTGAAGATCAATGGGAGTACGCTTTTATCTGGAATAAACAAGGACATTTTAAAACCTCTAGACCTTTCACATCAAAGAGTAATGATGAAGTATTAATTAGTAGGGCTTTTGGTGAAAAGGAAAAAATGACTATAGACAGAATTAGAATGTTAAAGGGAGCCATTATTACACATAACCACCCAAATTTTTCTAGGTTTAGTGATGATGATATAAAAATTTTTTTAAAATACGGTTTAAATGAATTGAGGGCTATAAACTTAGATGGAGTAGTTTATAGTTTGAAGCTTAAAAAAGGAAAAAGTTTTGAGAAAAATGAAATTATTAAAATTTATGATAGTTTAGCAGTAGCAAGAGAAAAGTTTGTTCTTGAGAATATAATGAAAACTCAATATTTTGAAGAGAAGGTAAAATTTCAATTAAAATATGAACGTTTTGAAGAAGAATATATTTTGAGTAAAATTAAAGACAAAATTGAATACATTATTTACAAATAAAATAGATTATGATAACAGATAAAGAATTAACAGATTGGTTATTTTACCAATCTCCATTGAAACATGCGCTTGATACAAATGAATATGTTGACCCCAAATATTTAGAATTAAATTTTCCTCATAGAGAAGTTTTTAAAAATAAGCTTTTAAGTTGTTCTTTAAAAGATTTTGTAGGTACATTAATTTGGGTTTTAAAAGATAAATATCCTTGGGAGTATAGATATATTAAAACAGGGCAAATGCAATGGGACGAAAAAAACAGAGAATTAATTGAAAACACAAATATTAGAGAGCTTCAAGATATTTACCCTTTAGAGTTTAATGAAGAGGTAATTGGGTATTTAAGGTCACTTAAAATTAGATTTAAGACTCCTCAATTGAATATTCATAGTTGGATAGAAGAAGTAATTGAAGGAAAGATATATACAAAAGAAATTGTAGGAGAAGTAACAAAATATATTTTTACAGATTCTCTCACAAAAAATATTGAAGCGACAAAAGATTATATTTTAATTAATATATATGAAGAAAAAATAGATGAGTTTTTATAGTTATAAAATTAACCACCTGATATTGGGTGGTTTTTCTTTTTCAATATCGATATGAAAACAGAAGTAAAAACATTACTAAAGGAAATGATAAAGTATTTGAGAGCCCCTAAAAATATAGAGAAGGATGGCTATTTAGAAGAGGCCTTTTCTTTTATGAAGGAAAAAGGAGGAATTTACCATTTAGTTGCTAAATTAATTAATTGGCTTGACCCTGTTTTGTTAAATCTTCCTGATGTTGATTCTGAAAAAATGAACTAAGAGGTAATGAAGGGATTGATTATGAGAGTTCTATAAAGGAAATGAAAATGTTTTTTAAATATTGCCCTGAGTTAAACCATATTTTTAAGTTGAAAGATGAAATTATTTATTTCACCCCTGAGTTAACAGCAGAAGGTAAAAAAGAAATTAGGGATTTTGTTGATAAAAATAGGGAGAGAAAAGTAACCAATTTCTATATACCAGCAAAGAAATATGATTCTAATGAAAAAACAGAGAAATAATGATAAAAAGATATGTATATTCAGGGTATATAGAAGTAGATTATAATTTGTTAATTTCTTTACTAAAAGAATTATTAATAGCATCTAAAGTAAGAGATCGTTATGCTTCTGATATAGAAAAAGAAATAAATTATAACGATGAGAATGTGGATATTTATATTCATGAAGATGGACATCGGGGTTTTATTTTCGATTGTGAATTAAAAGGGACATTTGAAGAAGCAAATAAGTTTATAGATACTTTAACTAAGAGGTTTAAAGTGGAAAATTTAAAGCATCAATTTGAATGGAACGAGATTGATAAGGAAGATAATCAAATAGGTGAAGAATATGAAATAGTATTTCCAGAAAGATAATAATGAAAAAAGGAGTATAATTTTAAAAGAGGTCAATCAAGTTCAAAACTAAAGAGAGATGGGAAGCTTTTTTATATTAAACAAATTATGAAATTAGATTTTAACCTAGATTTTTTATACTACAAAGGAGAGTTAATTTTAGATGGTAGAGATGAAAAAAAGAAGAGCTTAGACCGGACTCGATTAAATTTAAAAAATATGTAAAAGAAACAAGCATTGAAAATCTAGTAGAGTTACTTATATTAAGTTATACTAAAAGATATGCAAATGATATTTACTGGTTGACAAGGTTTATAGGAGATTTAGATAATAATATCTCATATCCAGAAGAGCTAAATGAAGATATTGATTTTTATTTAGAAGAAAAGGAAATTAGTAAAGAAGGTATTACAAAAGTTGTTTTTAAAAAATATGATGACATAGATAAGAATTGTTATTACACAGAGTGGATGTATTTTGAATTTACTGATCAGCATAATATAAATAATTTAGTAGAGTCAATAAAAAAAGGGCTCCAAAATGTTACTTATTCGCAAAGACAAGAAAGTTCAGATGTAATTATAGAGCCTAAAGATAGTGCCATTTTAAAAATAACTGTTTCTTCTAGTTCATTAAGAGTAGATTTAAATCCTGATAAAAGGGAAAGTATATAGAGGGTTTTAAATTTCACTATAAATTACATTATTAAAATTCGTTTTAAAAACCGAATCATAAATTATTCGGGTTTTAAAGCGAATTTTTAATTATAAAAAACTTGTCAGCTCTCTCCATTTTTTTCGACAAAGGAAAAAACTATGCGTAAATGGCGGTACAAGATATTCAAAACTATTCCTATCAAAATATTTTTTCGTTACAAACAGTTCAGTTTGAAGAATTATGTGTGGTAAACTCACCACAGCAAATAGATCAATATAAGGTGTTTTGGATAAAAGAAGGAAAAGGGAGGTATAATATCGATTTTAAAAGTTACTCTTTTGAAGATGGGGTACTGTTTTTTTTATCACCAGGACAAGTTTTTTCAGTAGATTCAGAAAAAATTAAAGAAGCCTATCAGCTTAGTTTTACAAGAGATTTTTATTGTATTCAAACACACGATGCTGAGGTGTCATGTAACGGAGTATTGTTTAATAATATATACGAAACACCTTTTGTAGTACCTTCAGAAAAAGAAACGCAAAAATTAGATTTTATTCTTCAAAACCTAATAGAAGAGTTTGAGTTAGAAGAAACAGCGCAATACGATATGCTACAATCTCTTTTAAAACAGTTTATTGTATATTCTGTACGTATAAAAAAAGAAAAAGATGTTGTAAAGGAGAGTGTAGAAACCAAGCTTTTTAAAGATTTTAGCTTATTGGTAGAACAGAACTTCAAAAAGATACACCGAGTTACAGGATATGCTTATCGGTTAGGTTTATCACCAAAATCACTAACAAAACACCTTCAAAAAATAGGAACACAAACTCCTAGTGACTTTATAAAAAATAGAATTATTACCGAAGCAAAAAGATTGTTGTTGTACACAGATGATTCTATTAAAGAAGTTGCTTTTGATTTGGGATTCAACGATCCTGCCTACTTTTCTCGGTTTTTTACCAAAGCTACTGGGCAATCGCCAAAACAATTTAAAAGAAGCTATAGCTTATAAAAGAAAAAACCACGCAACGCGTGGTAAACTACACAACTAATAAAGTTTTTTGTTACACTAATACAAACAACCTTTTCGACGCCTTAAAAGTACAGCTATAAAGGTGTTGTTACGTTACCTGTATTTTACGAAACCATGAATAAAAAGCTAGTTTTTTGTAAGAAAAATGTTAGCAAAAATAGCTTGTCCAAGTTTTAAGAACCTTTGTCCATTTTTTAAGGTCTATTCCTGTCGCACCTTTGTATCAGAATTCAAAAACAACGAATTATGAGAACAGAAATTAACCAATGCCCTAATTGTTGGGGATATCAAGAATACGATGAGCAGTTTCCTGAAAGAGAATTATGTAACTGTGAAAAAACAAACTAAAAAGACAACTTTAAAATAGTAAAATTATGAGTACAAGAATTGAAACTTTAAATCCAGAAACCACAACAGGAAAATCAAAAGAATTGTTTGATGCAGTTCAAAATAAGTTAGGATTTATTCCAAACCTAATTAAAGTAATGGGAAATTCACCAGCACTTTTACAAAGCTATCTAAACTTGGGAGAATTAAATGGAAGCGGGAATTTTTCAAACAAATTTAGAGAGCAATTAGCTTTAGTTATAGCAGAAGAAAATGAATGTAACTACTGTTTATCAGCACACACGGCAATAGGAAAAAACAATGGCTTGTCAGAGGAAGAAATTGAACAAAACCGACAAGCTGAGGCTTCTGATACTAAAACCAAAGCAGGTTTACAATTTGCACAAAGTGTTACAAAAAACAAAGGAAATGTAAGTTCAGCAGAAATAGCTGAGGTAAAAGCAGCAGGATATAACGACGGAGATATTTTAGAAATTGTATTAAATGTTGTAGCCAACACTTTAACAAACTATGTAAATCACATAGCAGAAACTGAAGTTGATTTTCCAAAAGTAGAAGCAGGAAAATTCACACAAAATGCATAAAAAACGAATAGCTCTTGTAGCCTTATTTACAAAGTGTAGTTATGGGGTTTTAGGTTACAGAGCTATTCATCTATAAAAAGTAAAACCATAAAAATCAATAAAAATGAAAAAAGTAGTAGCTATTTTAGTATTATTAGTAGGGTTAGCATTTACAGCAAATGCACAAAAAGCAAAAACCATTTCTTTAGAACAAACAAAAGGAAAATTCACTCAAAAATCGTTATCCCTTTCAGAAGGAACCTATGTTTTTGAAATTTCAAACAAGAATGTAGGACACGATGTAGGGTTTGTATTAGCACCTAAAGGAAAAACAGAAGAAAAGCACCATATAAAAAACGCATATGTAACTTCTTTAGTAAAAAACAACAGTAAGTCAAGTTCTAAAAAGGTAACCTTAACAAAAGGGGAGTACGTGTACTTTTGTCCGTTGAATCCAACACCACAATACACTTTAACAGTGAAGTAGTATCTAAAATTGATTAATAATAGAAAAAGAGCCCTACACAGGGCTCTTTTTATTTTTTTTAGAATAAAGGCTTTTATTAAGGTCTAGCTTCTAAAATAAGGTTAAAAGGATTTTGTGTTGCTAGTCTAAACTGAGTAAATCCCCCTCTGGTAGCAACATCTTCTAATCTTTTTTGACCTGCTTGAGCCCCTAGCGCAAGCCCAACTTCTTGATTTAAAGAACAAGGAGTACAAATAGTAGTTGAAAAAGCATAGAAAGCACGCCCAACAGGGTTAAGGTTGTCTTTTAATTCGTCATTTGCAAAAGGTTCAACAATCATACAAGTTCCATCAGGTTTTAAAGCTTTTTTTACATGTCTACAAGCACCTACTGGATCTCCCATATCATGTAAACAATCAAAAAAACAGACAAGATCATAATCTTTTCCAGGAAAATCTTTAGCGGTGGCTACTTCAAAAGAAATATTATCAACTCCGGCTTTTTTAGCTTTTTTCTTTGCTTTTTTTATGGATTCATCATGAAAATCGTACCCAACAAAAGTAGAATTAGGAAAAGCCTTTGCCATTATAATGGTTGAAGCAGCATGACCACATCCAATATCGGCAACTTTAGCGCCTTCTTCTAACTTTTCTACCACTCCATCTAATTCAGGCAGCCAATTTTGAATTAAATTTCCTTCATAAGAAGGGCTGAAGAATTTTTCGGTACCACAAAATAAACAGGTATTATGGTCTCCCCAAGAAATTCCTTTTCCAGTTTTAAAAGCTTCTTCTACTTTAGGTTCGTCATGATATA
The nucleotide sequence above comes from Tenacibaculum singaporense. Encoded proteins:
- a CDS encoding helix-turn-helix domain-containing protein; translation: MAVQDIQNYSYQNIFSLQTVQFEELCVVNSPQQIDQYKVFWIKEGKGRYNIDFKSYSFEDGVLFFLSPGQVFSVDSEKIKEAYQLSFTRDFYCIQTHDAEVSCNGVLFNNIYETPFVVPSEKETQKLDFILQNLIEEFELEETAQYDMLQSLLKQFIVYSVRIKKEKDVVKESVETKLFKDFSLLVEQNFKKIHRVTGYAYRLGLSPKSLTKHLQKIGTQTPSDFIKNRIITEAKRLLLYTDDSIKEVAFDLGFNDPAYFSRFFTKATGQSPKQFKRSYSL
- a CDS encoding carboxymuconolactone decarboxylase family protein, yielding MSTRIETLNPETTTGKSKELFDAVQNKLGFIPNLIKVMGNSPALLQSYLNLGELNGSGNFSNKFREQLALVIAEENECNYCLSAHTAIGKNNGLSEEEIEQNRQAEASDTKTKAGLQFAQSVTKNKGNVSSAEIAEVKAAGYNDGDILEIVLNVVANTLTNYVNHIAETEVDFPKVEAGKFTQNA
- a CDS encoding cupredoxin domain-containing protein, coding for MKKVVAILVLLVGLAFTANAQKAKTISLEQTKGKFTQKSLSLSEGTYVFEISNKNVGHDVGFVLAPKGKTEEKHHIKNAYVTSLVKNNSKSSSKKVTLTKGEYVYFCPLNPTPQYTLTVK
- a CDS encoding class I SAM-dependent methyltransferase, translated to MELNETKLHDLLGKVVTEMGAAANGPLVTIGDKLGLYKSLSKSDSLSSSELATKTNTSERYVREWLATQAASGYVEYDADNNKFYMTPEQTAVFGNSKSPVFMTGGFYAVSSVYHDEPKVEEAFKTGKGISWGDHNTCLFCGTEKFFSPSYEGNLIQNWLPELDGVVEKLEEGAKVADIGCGHAASTIIMAKAFPNSTFVGYDFHDESIKKAKKKAKKAGVDNISFEVATAKDFPGKDYDLVCFFDCLHDMGDPVGACRHVKKALKPDGTCMIVEPFANDELKDNLNPVGRAFYAFSTTICTPCSLNQEVGLALGAQAGQKRLEDVATRGGFTQFRLATQNPFNLILEARP